CAGCTCGGGGCGCCCGGACAAGTTCGCAGTCGGGTGAGGGTCCAGGCAGTCCCCCAACCGGGGTGCTCGGCGGATGGGGGACCCCGAGGTGCGGGGCGCGGGGCCCTCCTCGAGGTTCGCACGCTGGTCCGTCGCGACGCGCCGCCCGGGCGCGCGGGTCCCGGCTGCGGGCGGCGCAGGTCACAGGGCCGAGTCGGAGTCGCTGGAGTCCAGGCTGTTCCTCAGTTTGCAGCCGCTGAGCGGCTCCCTCTGCAGCGACAGGCTCTGCGTGCTGCGGCGCAGGCACTCCAGGCTCTGCAGGAACGACTTCTtggccttctcctcctccatcggggacgccccctcctcctccacctcctggaTCTCGTCGAAGGTCACCGGCTGCGTCTTGAAACGGGACTGGCGGGGCCGCCGCAGCCGGCCCTTGCCCTTGGACAGCTTGGCGGGCCGCATGGGCTGCGGGAACTCGTCGGCCAGGCACACGAAGTGCGGCATCACCGCCTGGTAGCTGGAGCAGATGCCCATCAGCTCGCCGGGCTTGGCGGCCGCCATGGCGCGGCCGGCGGCTTCGGGGCCGGCCGGCGGGGCGGCGGGGCTCTCCGGGGGCGGCCGCTGCGCCGGGACCCCCCGGGAGGCAGCAGCCTGGGGTTCGCCGGGCGGGGGATCCAAATCTGCTGCGGGGTGGCGGTGGCCCTCACGGGCCCGGGTCGGCGCTCCTCTGGAGGGCGGGCGGGCCCGTCGGGGGGCGCGGGGCTCCggagctgggtggggtggggggtgcgctGCTCCGAGGCGCTCGCCGCCGCCGCTGTCGCCGTCTGCCCCGCGGCGGCCCGGCCCGCCGCTTATATAGCCGGCTCCAGCCCACACGGCTGCGAGCTCGGATGACAGCGAATGCCATTTAAAGCGTGCGCGCCCCGCGCCCTTCCGCCTGACGTCGCCCCGCCACTCTGGGAAAGGAGCGGCCCTTTCCCCCCCGCGCCGCCCGCCAACCCGGCTCCGGAAGGCAGGCCCCGCCCGCGGGCGTTCCGGGAGCATCCGAGGCTGCGGAGCGCGCGGCGGGGCCCGGGCGCGGGGCGGTCGGGGAGCGGGTGGGGGTCCTGCCCACCCTGGGATTCCCCAAGTCCGGCCCAACCGTGGTGGCCGCGGGGGCTTAGGTCCCCCGCCCCATCCAGCCTCCTAATCCCAGAAACACACAATCGAGGCGCTCGGTTGTTTGGCCACGGGTTCCGCGCTGAGCGCGCGCGGGGCGGAGACAGCTCCCAGTCTTCCTTGCCGCAGGGAAAGCCAGGCCCCTCGGGCTCCCCAAAACCGAGTTCCGAGGAAGGACCGGATTTCTCCTTTGGATCCATGCCACCTCTCCTTCCCATGCGTGCATACAAACACACGCACGCAGGCACAGAGGCACGCGTGAATACAGACACAACCGAGGACTCCAGGCCACTTCTCTCCCCTAATtgtctttatgtctgtgtcttcaACTACCTGCACCCTCCAAGTCCCTCGCGCACCCCCATTCATGCTCAGAAGAATGACACTTAGATATGGCACTGACAACAATAATGATAACTAACCATCTGGAGAGCTTTACTCCAAGCCAGGCAGGGAGctgtgttttacatatattatcccACTTAATCTCCCTAACCGCCCTGTGAGGTAACTGGTATTCCCGCAGTTTTACAtatgagaaagctgaggaccaGAGAGGATCAGTAGTCCACTAGAGACGGATGGAACCGAGGGGTCTGCACTCCAGACTCCAGGCTCTGATTGTCCTCTGCTAAGGGTGGTACCCACCAATGCCCCCAGGGCTTCTAAAAGTAGGTCCCCTGCCTGGGGTTCCCAGACTCCCAAGGAAAAACCCTGAGCATCGTTTTTGACACATGGCCCTGGGGTGCCAGCACCCAGCTCTCAGGGCTGCTGGGAAAGGAGGGAATCAATGGACTTGGCCTCCATTCTGTCCATAGCcattcaacaaagatttattgagaACCTGCAGAATACCGGCTCAGGAAAGTCCTTGCCCTCATGAAAGTTCCAGTCTAGGGAAGGGGGCAGAGCAGACAATAAACACCCAAACAAGAAATGTCCTGGGGGTGGTGTGACAGGGATGCAGATGGAGAGATGGGGggtgtggaggggtgggggtgggggtcaggcgGTGGTCGGGTAAGGCTCCTCAGAGTATTTAAGCTGCTCCCTGAAGGACAGTAGTAGcaccatgctgtgctgtgcttagtcgctcagtcacgttcgactctgcaaccccatggactataacccaccaggctcctctgtccatggggattctccaggcaataatattggagtgggctgccatgccctcctcaataATAGCACTGTCAGGCGTTTTATAGATGCCACAGCTCTGAGTCTTTTTTTgtgcattaactcatttaatgtgATCACTTCTATTCAATCTTCTCAAAACCCTGGATAACAAAGTACTTTTACTATCCCTATTTACAGACAGGAAAATCAAGACACAGAGGAGCTAAGCAcctttccccaaggtcacacagctagtaagcagcagagctgagattcaaacccagaagACTTAGCCCCCAAGACTCCTTGTTTATGCGTTCCACTGAAGCTCTTTGCCCCGTGGAGGACAAAGAAGGAACCAGGGTGTGACAAATGGGAGGCGAGCGTTTCCCACAGAACAGTGCCAAGGCATGGACGCAGTAAGGCTTATTCCAGGAGGAGCAAGAAGACTCCTGTGGCTAAAGCAGAGGGGGCAGGGGTCGTGAGAAGTAAGGCCAGTCACAGAAGGCCTTGATGATCATGCTATGGAGAttgcatttaaaacaaataaaaataaaaacaacctagagggatggggtaggaggtgggagggaggtttgacAGAGAAGGGACATacacatacctatggctgattcatgttgatatatggcagaaaccaacacactattgtaaagcaagtatcctccaattaaaaatacattttaaaatgggggaaaaataaaagcaggacTTAATCTTCAGAAAAAATtcttattggagtacagttgattgaacagtgttgtgttagtgtctGATGCATGGCAAAGTGAACGAGTTATACACCCAAACTCCTTCACAGGTCCTGTTCCCAtacaggtcatcacagagcgcagAGCAGAGTTCTCTGCGCTGTACAGTCAGCCCTCGCTAGTCACCTATTTTATACACCGTAGTGTGTGTACGTCAGGAGACTGCATTTTATCCTAAGGCACTGGGAGTTTCTCAGCAGCGGAGCTACATGCTCTAGTCTGTGTTTTTAAAGTCTTACTCTGACTGCTGAGTGGAGAgttactggagagggtgtgggggaaGAAGCAGGGATCCCACATAGAAGATCATCACATGATCCCCAAATAGAAGACACGGAAGACTTGGACGAGAGTGAAGGAAATGGTTAGATCTGGGATTTGTCAGAAGATAGAGTTGAGAGGACTCACTGATGGactggatggaaggggagggactggggagggaggctggaaaTCAAGACTGACATCATTGTATTTGGCCGGAACAAATGTTAGATGGTGGTGCCGCTGACTGAGAAAAGCAGGCTGTAGGGAAgagagggttggggaggggagggcccttGTGGGGTCTGCAGGTTATGCATCAGAATCCATCACCCACTGGAGTGAGGCCTGAAATGATCATATCAGAATTGTATTAtgacacaaagataaactcaaaatggattaaagacctaaatataaggccagaaacaataaacctcttagaggaaaacataggcagaataccctctgacataaatcatagcaagattctctatgacccatctcctagagtaatggaaataaaaacaaaaataaataaatgggacctaattaaacttaaaagcttttgcacagcaaaggaaactataaacaagatgaaaaggcaaccctcagaatgggagaaaataatagcaaatgaaacaactgacaaaggattactctccaaaatatacaagcaactcatgaaactcaacaccagaaaaacaaacaacccaatcaaaaattgggcagaaggcttagacatttctctgaagaagacatacagatggccaataaacacatgaaaagatgttcatcatcgctcattattagagaaatgcaaatcaaaactacgatgaggtatcatctcacaccagtcacaatggccatcatcagaaagtctataaacaataaatgctggagaggctgtggagaaaagggaaccctcttgcactggtgggaatgtaaattgatacagccattatggagaacagtatggagattccttaaaaaactaggaataaaactaccatatgacccagcaatcccactactgggcatataccctgaggaaaccataactgaaaaagacacctGTACCCCAATATtccttgcagcactatttacaacagttaggacatggaagcaactgagaCGTCCATTGACAGATCgaacggataaagaagttgtggtacatatacacagtggtttattactcagctattaaaaggaatgcatttgagtcagttctaatgaggtgggcaGACCTAGAGCCTGAtacacaaagtgaagtaagtcagaaagagagaaacaaatactgttatacaaagtgaagtaattcagagaaaaacaaatatcgtgttttaacgcatatatatggaatctagaaggacttcccaggtggctcagtgggtaaagaatccacctgcaatgcagtagatgcaggcAGACTCAAAttccatccccgggtcgggaagatgcccctggaggagggcatggcaacccactccagcatgcttgtgtggacagaggagcctggtgggccacagtccacagggtcgcagagtcgggcagggctgaagtgactgagcacgcacgcgtgggatctagaaagatggcaccgATGAACctgttttcagggcagcagtggagactcagacatagagatcagacttgGGGACACACagtgggaagaagagggtgggacaaatggagagagtggcTTGGAAACACACACCTTACCTTAGGTAAAACAGACGGCCAGTGAGAATTCGCTGTGtggctcagggagctcaaaccggcgttctgtgacaacccagaggggtggagccggggggagggggagggaggctcaggagggaggggacagatgtaAACCTGTGGGTGATTCAGGtcatgtgtggcagaaaccaagagaatgctgctgctgctgctgctgctgctaagtctcttcagtcgtgtccgactctgtgcgaccccatagacggcagcccaccaggctcccttgtccctgggattctccaggcaagaacactggagtgggttgccatttccttctccaatgcatgaaagtgaaaagtgaaagtgaagtcgctcagtcgtgtctgactctttgcgaccccatgggctgcagcccaccaggctcctctgtccatgggattttccaggcaagagcactggagtggggtgccattgccttctccaagagaatatcgtaaagcaattatccttcaattaaaaataaatgtgctgtgtgcttagtcgctcagtcgtgtctgactctttgcgaccccaaggactgtagcccgccaggctcctctgcccatggggattctcccggcaagaatactggagtgggttgctatgccctcctccagtaaaaataaaaaatttttttaaaaaaagaactgtactATGTGAGAGAAAAATTCAGTTCTCTAATCCTTAAGCTACTATATTTTGGAGTCCTTTTAATAGCAGCTTAGCAATACTCTGATACAGAAATTGGTACCCGATATGGAAAGGTGCCATGTATAAAAACCTTAAAACACGTGGCACTGGCGTGGCCAACAACTGGTGAGTAATATGGAAACAAATATTGGAGAATGGAAAACCAGTGACCCTTCTTATGCTGTgacaaaacatttaacaaaaaacATTACCTGTGGTAATTTGGAAGGCAGACCACATGCCTACTTGAGCATCTAATTCTAGAAGAAAtggttgaagtgaagtgaacatcactcagtcgtgtctggctctttgtgacccccatggactatacagtgcatgggactctccagcccagaatactggagtgggtagcctaccccttctccaggggatcttcccaacccagggatcgaacccaggtctcccacattgtgggcagattctttaccaactgagccacaagagaagcccaagaatactggggtgggtagcctaccccttctccaggggatcttcccgacccaggaatcaaaccggggtctcctgcatcgcaggcgggttctttaccagctgagctaaggttgaaaagagacaaaaacacTTGGCATGTGCTGACTTCTCAGTGTTGCCTTTAGCAAGATATTACAAGAGACTGGCTAGTTTCATTTACAAGAAGAGATAGACAGAAAGGGAGATAATGTGGAAAATCTTCCTACCCTCAGGGTTGGAAAAAACAACTGGGTTTTGTCCAAATAGCAAGTGATCAGACCTCAGGGCTCAGAGCCTTTCTCAAAGGCTGTCTATCACAGCAAACAGGAAGCAGAATAACAGAATCACACTTGCGGAAAAGTATTATATGAGGGGGGTTGCCTTGTAATCCAGGTCTGTTATTTCAGATGGCCTTAGGGTAGCTTTCATTTAAAATGGGGGAGAAAGAGACAGGTAACTCCATGAAGAACAGAACTTGGGAGAAGGGATACACGTTTGTGTATGGCTGAATCCTCTCACTGTTCACTTGAAgctctcacaacattgttaattggctgtactccaaaacaaaataaagtttaaaaaaaagaacagaacttgGGGTGTGGTTACTGCACATGGAACTGACTAAGCAGAAAGACCTGAATGAAGCCTACTACATTTTTGAAGGGACTGTTATTATCAACAAAATTGCAAGACCGGACTTGAAGAGCCCATGATGGTcccagcctttaaaaaaaagcaccCAAGGAGGACAGACTTTCAGAATCCTGCAGGGTGGCAATTGAAAGCCACAGAGAACTGCCAAGGGCAAAGCCAGGGGCCAGGGAGACACAGGACGAGGGGGCCGCCCTTCAGAGCACCTCCTCCACCACCAGGACAGGAAGCCCCTTGCGGCTTGTCGGAGTCACGTGTCTGAGCTTCCATCTGGGGAATGTGAGCAGAAGTCAGACTCGGGTCTCATTGCTGAAGAGGAAAATCCCGCCTGGGACTTCCGTGTTCCTCCCCTCATGTTGGATGCAAGCCCCGGAGGTTTCATGCTAAAGACCACAGGGCCATCATCAGCCCGGGTCCCCAAATGACCCTGTGGATCGGAGCTCTCTACCGACCTGAAACACTTCCTGTGGAGCTATTTTGTGAGAGAGCCATCAACTGGATACCTTTAAATTCCTCTACATTGGAACCTCTTTTACACTGACTTGGATCGTCCCAACCAGGAGAGCCATTAGACATAAGGCGGAGAGCTCAGGTGGGGCTCTGGGACCTAgaggagggtggggggcgggtggcGGCAGTTTGGGAGTCGCCAGGgtgtagacagggaaacaggTAGAAACCCACCTTCCAGACAGAGCGGGGCTCGGACCAGCCAACACGGAGAGGAGCATGAGTCAGTCAAGGGTTCAGAGGACCAACGTCCCACAGGGTAAGAGTGTGGAAACCAGGAGAATGGGTCAGAGTGCGGGAGAAGGATGCTTCTAGAAGGAGGGAGATGATTAGGATGGGAGTAGAGACGGGGCCCAGCCAGGCTCCACCTGAACGGACTGAGAGGCCGGGGCCATGCCGTCTGTGTCCCCGCCCCGCGGAGGTCTCAGCTCCGAGGCCGCTTCGTCACTGCAGCCTTCCTGTCCGCCCGCTTCGGGGCCCTGCTGGGTCACTCTGCACCACTCTCTGCAAGGCCTTCTCCATATGTGCGCTTGTCGGTGCAGCCTGCCTTCCCGGGACAGGCTAGGTTGCCTCCCTGGCCACCCTGGAACAAGAGGTGGCCCCTCTTCTCAGCAGGCCTGCACCCCCGGGACTGCACAGGAGGGAGACAGACTGTCCCCCGGGGAAACACCTAGGATGCAAGCGGTGCCCCGCACGTGCCTCATCTGAGTCACCCTCACAGCACCCCTGGGGGGGACCCGGCTCTCACTCCACCTTACAGATGAGGGCTGAAGGCACTTGGCCGCTGACTGGGGTCACCCTTGGTGTTAAAGTGCTGAAGCCGGCACTCAAGCCAGGTCTGCCCGACTCAGAAAGCAATGCTCATGGTTTGCAATACCCAATCTCATCGTCCCCCCAAACCTTTTTCAgttttaggggtttttttttctatcggaaattttgtttctttgcttacatatacatgtatccattctttttcaaattctttcccccgACTAGGTTGCTACAGAAAGTTGAGCCGAGTTCCCAGTTCCCTTAACTATACAGTGCGTCCTCATGAGCTATCCATTCCAAACACCATCCCTTTGATGCGATGGGAACAGCACTGGATGAGAAGTGAGAAGCCCAGGTTTCAGCCTCAGCTCCATCCTCCATGTATCCTGAGGCCTGGAAACCACTGCTTCCCATCTCtgcgcctcagtttccctgtctgaaGTGAAGAGGCCAGACTCTGCTTTGCTGCGGACCCCTCCAGCTCTGATAAGTCAAGAATCCTCGGAAGGAAGTGCCGATGAGGGGACCCAGTTGCAGGAGGGAGATGCTCCCGCTGGGGCCAGAGCGTGGCAAGCAACTGGGGCTGAGGCTGCAGGGGGAAGGCTGCCCCCCAGGGAGGGCGCTGCTGGGGGAGCAGATGGGGGGAAGATGGCAtcagcctggggaggggcttGTGCCATCACCTCCTCCACCATCCCCACCCACTCTGGCTTTTGGGCAGAGCCGGGGTTTAAAAATAGCAACTACCAGTTCTTCAGCTATCAGCAGGGCTTCGTATCCAAGGGAGCCCACGGTACCTGGTCCAGATCCGATGGGCCCAGGGATGCTGCGTCTGTCCTGGGATGCAGAAAGGCGGGGAGCCACGAGGCCACACAGCAAGGTGGGAAGGACCAGGTCAGGGCACTGCTGGTCACGGGTCCATTCTTTGCTTCCTTACACGAGGGCCTGGCCCCTTCCTGCGGCACTGGCAGAGACCCATCGCCGGCTAAAAGCCTGGGTCAGCTAGCTGTGCCCTCAGGCTCAGCCAGAAGTCTCTCCAGGGTGGGTCTCAGGCCTCTAAGTGCTGAATGAGGTCATGGTTATTCCAGATGTTGCTGTTTGGGTCAGTCTGTACTCTGGGTATATGTTGGCTCAACTAACACTTGTTcacttgtgtgcgtgtgtgcacatgaATCCAGGTGGAGATGGGTGATGGAGGTGGATGAATGTGGcactgggggcggggaggagtcAGCTGTGGCAGACTAGTGACAGGGCCTTGCCCTGCCTCCTGGCTCCACCCACACCTCCCACGGCCCTCTTTACCCCACAGAGGGCCCTCTGCACAAAGCCCATGGCTTCAGCGTCCTACCAGCTGCTTCTGCCTCACTCAGAATTAGCACTTGGTCTGGTACGCTTGTGAGCATAAAAGTGTCTTGACAATTTTGCTGGAGGGTTGCCATGACAATCCCCAGCAAGCTTTCCGAGAGAGGGTGTTGGGTGTGTGCATAGGAGATGgggggagacagaggcagagagtccgagagacagagaggaagggagagggtcCTGGGAGATCCGCAGTGATATCCCCAAGTCAGATCTCCAGCCGCCCGTGCCCCCATTCACGTCGCGGTGAGCTCACTGTCTAATCTGGGCCTCATTGTACCCAGTGCAACGGCATACCAGCTGCTGGCAGGCTGGCTGGCCCAGCAAGGGGAGGCACCCTGACCAGCCCGACTCCCAGGATGAGCTCCAGGGGACACCAGCCTGGAGCTGGGGACAGGGAGAGTCTTGGGCACTCGGAGCGAGCCGGAGCGCAGGGAAACCTCCCAACAGTTTTGCCCAGGTTGTGGGGCCAGGCTATGCTGCCGCGAATGATGGGAACACATTTCCCTGCTGGGGGCTTGCTGCCTGACACAGCTTTGGCAGCCCGGAGTGTGTAGCTCAGTCCTTCccgcaggctttttttttttttttaacgtttgtTTGGTTgccactgggtcttggttgtgacacacagaatctttgatcttcgtGGCAGCAGGCAGGACCTTGAGTTGTGGCGTGTGAATGCTTAGCTGCGGCACtggggatccagttccctgaccagggatcgccCTCAGGCCCCTGCCTCGGGGGcttggattcttagccactgaacaccAGAGAAGTGCCCCCACCCACACGCTTTCTTGCAGGCCTAGCATAGCCTCCCCTGGGCCCACAGGGCTGGGGGTCGCTCCGTGGCTAATGATGAAATAATGCACAATCTGTGGCCCCAGAGCTTGGTGAAGTCTCCCCTCTGTGACCTCTGCAAAGCACCGCTACCTTTGCCGTCTTTTGAgaagaggttcagagaggggaggaaactagaccaaagtcacacagcaagtagcAAGGCAGTGGCAGAATAAGGACAGAACCCAGTCCTGAACTTTAGCCCAGCCTCGCTGCCCTCTGTGAGGGCAGGTTCTCCAGAATGGGTCCAGCGGGTACTGCCCTTCACATAcaggcagggaaactgaggcaccgagCCAGCCCTCCAGCTAGTGAGCCTAAAACTGCGCTGGCAGCCTCGGGTCCTGAGAAATTTCACAGCCTCTACTGAACCATGAGCCAGTCCCATGAACTCCCTAAAACAAGACCCAGCAACTTATTTATGTTCCAAGGTTAAAGAGCCAGCCACTGCCTTGGAAGGAGATTCTCTGGTTATTGGCAAAACAGAGCAGAAGGCAGCGGGCCAGGAGCACAGAGGTAAGGGGTCAGAGGTCTCCCCAGGCAGAGTCAAGACCCAGCTGCATAAGGCAGCCTTGTGAAGGGCCCCTAACCTCTGCTGTTGGAGCTGTGTGCCCCCTGGGCATGTCACCTCAGCTGGCAGAGCCCCAGGGTCTACAGCTATCAACAGCCAATGCACCCAGGAGCCCTGGGAGGAACGGATTTCCATGTTCTGAGAAGCAGCTGCCTGGGAACAGCAGTCCCAGAAAACAGAGGTACCCTCATGCCTATCTCCAGCGGGGCTAAGAGCCATGATAACTCGGATCTGAGCCAAGATATGGATCTTTCAACAGTTATCACCATGGGATGGCACCGAAAACAAAGTGAGATGGGCTTTGAAGATAACCCGCAAAGAAGACGTTCATGCTGCCTCAGTAATGGGTGACATCAGGGGAACAGGCAAACAACACATCAAGACTGCCTGCTTAGATACTCTGCTTCCAGGGTCTGCTAGAAAGTCCTTCTTCCTACCCTGTGAATATGGAAGGCTTAGGCCTGCCCCATCttctacctgggcttccctggtggctcagctggtaaagaacccgcctgcaatgcgggagacctgagtttgagccctgggttgggaagattctggggagaagggcatggcagcccactccagtattcttgtctggagaattccattgacagagaagcctggcgggctacagtccgtggggtcacaaagagtgggacacgactgagtgactaagcgaaGCACAGCACACCCTTTACCCCGGGTGGCGGTTGAGGATCGAACCAGATTGTTCCAAGAGAACATACTATGAGAATTCCTCCTTGCCCTGCAGGAGAGTGAATTTTTAAAGGGATTCCAAAGAACGAGGATTGAAAGGAAGCCCCATGGTGTGGCGTGCGATGAGCCTGGCCTTGAGCTGACACACAGCATCAGCCTTGGGAGAAGCTCCTGGCCCACTCTGGGGGCCCAGAGCGTCCGttctccccactccctgcctggggaggggaggagtccCCTCCTCAGACACTGTCATGGGCCGCCCAGTGCACACAAGATGCCTGCTGCACCCGAGACTCTGCGCATTTGGGGGCTGGGGAGTCGCTCCCGGGACCGCCACCTTAAGGCATGCCCTCTCCCATGTTGCCCCTCCTGTAGCTGACCCTGGAAGGCAGCTCCCCTTTCTTGCCTTAGGGCAGCAAGAGCTGCCGGTTCTCCAGCTGGTCCCTCACAGAGACACAAAGGGGATGGGATTTAAAAGGACCGAGTCTTCCTTGTGCCTGGCACCAGACAAAGCACTCTACCCATCATCTCACCCTTAAGTTTACCCTCCAAGACGGGGGCTGCCATCTCCAAGCGTTAGTTGAGGGAAAAGCTCAGAGACGTCAGcgaactttcccaaggtcacacagtcaggcAGAGATGGAGCTAAGGTCTGCACCCAGGTCTGTCAGTCCAAAGCTCTCTCTTGTCCATCAGCAGCTCCCACGATGGGGCCTCCTGGGCCTTCAGAGAGCAGTTCAGGgcgaggtggggcagggggaagagGCCGGGCCTGGGGAAGAGCCTGGGATTCCATCTGGGAGCCAAGTTCCACTTCCCAGCGACTTCTGCAGAGAGAAGACGGGTGTCCTATGGCTCCAGCAACAGTccggtggggtggggagagcagcG
This sequence is a window from Odocoileus virginianus isolate 20LAN1187 ecotype Illinois chromosome 10, Ovbor_1.2, whole genome shotgun sequence. Protein-coding genes within it:
- the C10H11orf96 gene encoding uncharacterized protein C11orf96 homolog; translation: MLPERPRAGPAFRSRVGGRRGGERAAPFPEWRGDVRRKGAGRARFKWHSLSSELAAVWAGAGYISGGPGRRGADGDSGGGERLGAAHPPPHPAPEPRAPRRARPPSRGAPTRAREGHRHPAADLDPPPGEPQAAASRGVPAQRPPPESPAAPPAGPEAAGRAMAAAKPGELMGICSSYQAVMPHFVCLADEFPQPMRPAKLSKGKGRLRRPRQSRFKTQPVTFDEIQEVEEEGASPMEEEKAKKSFLQSLECLRRSTQSLSLQREPLSGCKLRNSLDSSDSDSAL